In Miscanthus floridulus cultivar M001 chromosome 5, ASM1932011v1, whole genome shotgun sequence, one genomic interval encodes:
- the LOC136452726 gene encoding D-glycerate 3-kinase, chloroplastic-like has translation MDAFLPSCSDDGPTASPPRAAPPSSPSPALSASERDLYGFICSGPLADRIGHTKEKVADSIDWWLRCGVQVARLLRLDEFQLSEAEKARVYQFYIPVFLWCEDQVIEHRAKYSEGDDIPPLVIGVSAPQGSGKTTLVFALDHLFHVAGNPPHCLISIDDFYLTAKEQNELRDKYPGNALLELRGNAGSHDLQFSVETLKVTDETDRGRHQDEGSTVKVCFWGKRRSC, from the exons ATGGACG CGTTCCTGCCATCATGCTCGGACGACGGCCCGACGGCTtcgccgccgcgcgccgccccGCCGTCCTCCCCGTCCCCGGCGCTCAGCGCGTCCGAGCGGGACCTCTACGGCTTCATCTGCAGCGGCCCACTGGCGGACAGGATCGGCCACACCAAGGAGAAGGTCGCCGACTCCATCGACTGGTGGCTTCGCTGCGGGGTTCAGGTGGCGCGCCTCCTCCGCCTCGACGAGTTCCAGCTGTCGGAGGCCGAGAAGGCCCGGGTATACCAGTTCTACATCCCCGTCTTCCTCTGGTGCGAGGACCAGGTCATAGAGCACCGAGCCAAGTACAGCGAGGGCGACGACATCCCGCCATTGGTG ATCGGGGTCAGCGCTCCCCAAGGAAGTGGAAAGACGACTCTAGTCTtcgcacttgatcatctttttCATGTTGCTG GAAATCCGCCACATTGTCTAATATCTATAGATGACTTCTATTTGACAGCAAAAGAGCAG AATGAACTGAGGGACAAATATCCTGGAAATGCTCTTTTAGAG CTCCGTGGAAATGCTGGAAGCCACGATCTCCAATTCAGTGTTGAAACACTCAAAGTCACTGATGAAACTGACAGAGGAAG GCATCAAGATGAAGGTTCCACGGTAAAAG TCTGCTTTTGGGGGAAGAGGCGATCGTGCTGA